gctggaggagcccaTTCCCCAGGCGGTCGCCTCTGAGTAAGTCACCCCCGGTTCCTGCGGGGCGTCGGGGGGCCCGGCCACCTCGGTGCTGACACCGggagcacccccccccccccccccccgagctggGTCCGAcccacagctgctccttgtGCGCCCACGTGAGCCCGGAGGTGCCTGCTCCCGTGTCCGCCGAGCGCAGCCAGGGCCACCTCCCACTGTCCCCGTGGCCCTGGCGCCAGCACAAAAGTGCTTTGTGTCCCTCGGGGCTGTCAGTGCCGCCCGTTCTTGCTGGCCGGCACAGCTCGTGCTGTCTCGTGACAGAGGGGAGAGGTAAGGGACCTGGCTTCAACCTCCCGGGGGGGGCGCAGGCTGTCCCCTTCTCCCAGGTTCTCCCTCGCTCAGGTGGGGGATTTCCCCGTGTCACGAGCAGGTTGGAATCCTCTGGAAGCCCCTGGGGACGTTCAGCCGGGTCCGAAGCCCCTCGCTGCTGGGGGAAGCGCTGAGGAGGGCTCTGTCCGCTCAGGGGAGGTCTCGGTGCCACCGCCAGCTCCTGCCGTCACCCGCGGTGGCTCGTCCTCCTGCCCGCCCCACCTTGGTGGCCGTTTTGgggccccctccccagctgttcCCTTTGTCCCCGCAGCGTCTGCCAGTTCCTGAGTCGCTGCCAGAGCCCCCAGGGCGGCTTCGGGGGGGGCCCCGGCCAGCACCCCCACCTCGCCCCGACCTACGCCGCCGTCAACGCGCTCTGCATCATCGGCACGGAGGAGGCGTTCGGCGTCATCGACAGGTACAGCGGGGGGCCGGCACAGCgcgggggctgcagcggggtgGGGGCCGGCTCCGTGCTGCCCCTCGTACCCGCGTCCCGCAGGAAGAAGCTCCTGGAGTACCTGCACGCGCTCAAGCAGCCCGACGGCTCCTTCCTCATGCACATCGGCGGCGAGGTGGACGTGAGGTGGGTGAGCGCCGCGGGGGATGAGGCACCTGCCCCGCAGCGGGTCTCTGCCCCCCACCGCAGCGCGGGGCGAGCCCCGCGgagcccccagggctggggacggggcgGGCGCCTGCCGCAGCCCCGAGCCCGCTTCTCCCGCAGGAGCGCCTACTGCGCCGCCTCGGTGGCGTCGCTCACCAACGTCCTCACGCCCGCGCTCTTCGCCGGGACGGCCGAGTGGATCGCGAGGTGAGGAGCCGGCCGAGGGGACGCAGGGGGACGGTGtgtgccccctccccggccaCGGCTGCCATCCTCAGCGTCGCCCCCGCGCAGGTGCCAGAACTGGGAGGGCGGCATCGGCGGGGTGCCGGGCATGGAGGCCCACGGCGGGTACACCTTCTGCGGCGTGGCGGCGCTGGTCATCCTGAAGAAGGAGCACCTGCTGAACCTCCGCAGCTTGCTGGTGAGCGCTGGGGGGGCCCCGGGGTGCCGGGCGGGGGTGTCCCCGTCCTCGCAGTGCCACCCGCTCCCCTCTGTCCCCTGCAGCACTGGGTGACCGGCCGGCAGATGCGCTTCGAGGGCGGCTTCCAGGGCCGCTGCAACAAGCTGGTGGACGGCTGCTACTCCTTCTGGCAGGCCgggctgctgcccctgctgcaccGCGCGCTCCACGCCCGGGGTGAGTTGGCGGGG
This region of Oxyura jamaicensis isolate SHBP4307 breed ruddy duck chromosome 5 unlocalized genomic scaffold, BPBGC_Ojam_1.0 oxy5_random_OJ71026, whole genome shotgun sequence genomic DNA includes:
- the LOC118157314 gene encoding protein farnesyltransferase subunit beta-like translates to SPARPLLSPQCLDASRPWLCYWILHSLELLEEPIPQAVASDVCQFLSRCQSPQGGFGGGPGQHPHLAPTYAAVNALCIIGTEEAFGVIDRKKLLEYLHALKQPDGSFLMHIGGEVDVRSAYCAASVASLTNVLTPALFAGTAEWIARCQNWEGGIGGVPGMEAHGGYTFCGVAALVILKKEHLLNLRSLLHWVTGRQMRFEGGFQGRCNKLVDGCYSFWQAGLLPLLHRALHARDDAALSMARWMFDQSALQEYILLCCQCPAGGLLDKPGKSRDFYHTCYCLSGLAIAQHFGSGDLHHEVVLGVPENRLQPTHPVYNIAPEKVVKAVMHFLQQPVPSLEAAG